The Kluyveromyces lactis strain NRRL Y-1140 chromosome B complete sequence genome contains a region encoding:
- the POB3 gene encoding FACT complex subunit POB3 (highly similar to uniprot|Q04636 Saccharomyces cerevisiae YML069W POB3 facilitates RNA Polymerase II transcription elongation), producing MSTDFDRIYYNQSKLGGRFRLAEGGLGWKASATGGSASTQNNEPLLLAADEVSSVQWSRGCRGYELKISTKNKGLIQMDGFQQEDFNLLKNDFQRRFNMQLEHREHSLRGWNWGKLDLARNEMVFSLNGKPTFEIPYTHINNTNLTAKNEIALEFDTQNEAYNPAGDELVEMRLYVPGTVEENEDQDQIMVKDEAEAEDGVKSEVKTEEGSEEPDVQEEKTLAEYFYEELRSKADIGEISGDAIISFQDLFFTTPRGRYDIDIYKNSIRLRGKTYEYKLQHRQINRIFSLPKADDIHYLMVLSIDPPIRQGQTSYPFLVLQFQKDEETEVQLNVEDDEFEKLYKDKLKKQYDAKTHIVLSHVLKGLTGRRVIVPGEYKSKYDQCAVSCSYKVNEGHLYPLDNAFLFLTKPTLYIPFQDIAAVNISRAGQTSTSARTFDLEVVMRANRGTTTFANISKEEQQLLETFLRSKNLRVKNEDKEAEQRLQTAFGSDSDDDDVDINMGSAGEDEESVDEDFHASDEDDDVAEEFDSEASASDSEGETSKSERPSKKAKLE from the coding sequence ATGAGTACAGATTTCGATAGAATTTATTACAACCAATCCAAGCTCGGTGGACGTTTCCGTCTAGCTGAAGGAGGTCTTGGTTGGAAGGCATCCGCTACAGGTGGGTCAGCCTCTACTCAAAATAATGAACCTTTGCTATTGGCTGCAGATGAGGTTTCTTCCGTTCAATGGAGTAGAGGATGTAGAGGCTACGAATTGAAAATTAGTACTAAGAATAAGGGATTGATTCAAATGGATGGGTTCCAACAAGAGGATTTCAAcctattgaagaatgacTTCCAACGTAGATTCAACATGCAATTAGAGCACAGGGAACATTCTTTACGTGGTTGGAATTGGGGTAAATTGGACTTAGCTAGAAACGAAATGGTTTTTTCATTGAACGGTAAGCCAACTTTTGAAATCCCTTACACGCACATCAATAACACTAATTTAACAGCAAAAAATGAGATTGCATTAGAATTTGACACCCAAAATGAGGCATATAATCCTGCAGGTGATGAACTTGTTGAAATGAGGTTATATGTTCCAGGCacagttgaagaaaatgaagatcaagatcaaatcatGGTAAAGGACGAAGCAGAAGCAGAAGACGGTGTTAAGTCGGAGGTTAAGACGGAAGAGGGTAGTGAAGAACCAGACgttcaagaagagaagacTTTAGCAGAATATTTCTACGAAGAATTGAGATCTAAGGCAGATATCGGTGAAATTTCTGGTGATGCcatcatttctttccagGATCTGTTCTTCACTACGCCAAGAGGCCGTTACGACATTGATATCTACAAAAACTCTATCAGACTTAGAGGTAAGACTTATGAGTACAAGTTACAACATCGTCAAATAAACAGAATCTTCTCTTTGCCAAAAGCTGACGACATCCATTACTTGATGGTTTTATCGATTGATCCACCAATCCGTCAAGGTCAGACATCCTACCCATTCTTGGTGTTACAATTCCAGAAGGACGAGGAAACAGAAGTCCAACTAAATgtggaagatgatgagTTCGAAAAGCTTTACAAGGATAAACTAAAGAAACAATACGATGCTAAAACTCACATTGTACTAAGTCATGTCTTAAAGGGTTTGACAGGAAGAAGAGTCATTGTTCCTGGTGAATACAAGTCTAAGTATGACCAATGCGCGGTATCCTGTTCATACAAAGTCAATGAAGGCCACTTATACCCATTGGACAATGcgtttttgttcttgacGAAACCAACCCTATATATACCCTTCCAAGATATTGCTGCGGTCAATATTTCAAGAGCTGGTCAGACATCTACATCAGCCAGAACATTCGATTTGGAAGTTGTTATGCGTGCCAATAGAGGTACTACTACTTTTGCTAATATTTCTAAAGAGGAACAACAACTTCTAGAGACATTCTTGAGGTCCAAAAACTTGAGGGTAAAGAACGAAGATAAGGAAGCAGAACAGAGACTGCAGACTGCCTTCGGCTCAGACagcgatgatgatgatgtaGATATTAACATGGGTTCTGCAGGtgaggatgaagaatctGTAGATGAAGATTTCCATGCGTCCgacgaagatgacgatgtcgctgaagaatttgattcaGAAGCATCCGCCTCCGATTCAGAAGGTGAAACCTCAAAGTCTGAAAGACCTTCCAAGAAAGCCAAGTTGGAATGA
- the GMC2 gene encoding Gmc2p (some similarities with uniprot|Q06201 Saccharomyces cerevisiae YLR445W Hypothetical ORF), translating into MPNNLSSLSDTANYIDKASNVDPKTASPCSTNALPLDLHKLAAEWQSDKKKEEVQRQVLQNEFLKSVKEISKSLVKNQNDKSPISQLNWDQMYDVSAELMDQYSKEMEQILAELDEVYKKHFMWQEAAFTIDSHRGATRIANAEMWMKSKEAYLQYTRKELDTSAKVIKTTIEDLSKR; encoded by the coding sequence ATGCCTAACAACTTATCATCCCTTTCAGACACTGCTAACTATATCGACAAAGCTTCAAATGTTGATCCAAAAACAGCATCCCCTTGTTCCACGAATGCTCTCCCTTTAGACCTTCACAAATTAGCCGCCGAATGGCAGAGtgataagaagaaagaggagGTTCAAAGGCAAGTGTTGCAGaatgaattcttgaaaagtGTTAAGGAAATCAGTAAGAGTCTGGTgaagaatcaaaatgaTAAGAGTCCTATATCACAATTAAATTGGGATCAGATGTACGACGTTTCTGCAGAATTAATGGATCAATACAGTAAGGAGATGGAACAGATCTTAGCTGAACTTGATGAGGTATATAAGAAGCATTTCATGTGGCAAGAGGCGGCATTTACTATTGATTCACATAGAGGTGCCACGAGAATAGCCAATGCTGAAATGTGGATGAAATCTAAAGAAGCATACTTACAATACACAAGAAAAGAACTCGATACTTCGGCAAAAGTCATTAAAACCACCATAGAAGATCTTTCCAAGAGATGA
- the ERV41 gene encoding Erv41p (similar to uniprot|Q04651 Saccharomyces cerevisiae YML067C ERV41 Protein in COPII-coated vesicles), with the protein MAGLRTFDAFPKTDEQHVKTSSKGGLSSILTYLFLLFIAWSEFGSFFGGYIDQQYVVDDQIKETVTINLDLYVNMACKNIRINARDITGDRGLISENIQMEGMPFYIPVGTRVNEMNNIVSPDLDEILGEAIPAQFREAIDTSELTGRDDFNGCHIFGSVPVNKVKGELHITAHGWGYRSASAIPKDQINFNHVINELSFGDFYPYIDNPLDNTAKFSDEKIKAYYYFTSIVPTLYKKMGAEVDTNQYALSETEYGESSKATGVPGIFIRYQFEPMKIIISDMRIGFFQFIIRLVAILSFIVYTASWIFRLVDKSLVLALGPKWSLHYSKDQSPSHGLLDE; encoded by the exons ATGGCAGGTCTTAGGACATTTGATGCGTTCC CTAAAACCGATGAACAGCATGTGAAGACTTCATCCAAGGGTGGCCTTAGCTCCATTTTGACATATTTGTTTCTCTTATTCATCGCATGGTCCGAATTTGGTAGCTTTTTTGGAGGTTACATTGATCAGCAATATGTCGTGGACGACCAAATCAAGGAAACCGTTACTATTAACTTGGATCTCTACGTGAATATGGCATGTAAAAACATTAGAATTAATGCTAGAGATATTACTGGCGACCGTGGACTCATATCAGAGAACATTCAAATGGAAGGAATGCCATTTTACATCCCTGTGGGCACAAGAGTAAATGAGATGAACAATATTGTTTCACCGGACCTCGACGAAATACTTGGCGAAGCGATCCCAGCCCAGTTCAGGGAGGCTATTGATACGTCTGAGTTAACTGGAAGAGATGATTTTAATGGGTGTCACATATTTGGTTCAGTTCCTGTCAATAAAGTGAAAGGTGAATTACATATCACCGCTCACGGTTGGGGTTACCGGTCTGCCTCTGCCATTCCAAAGGACCAAATAAATTTCAATCATGTAATAAACGAACTTTCCTTCGGTGACTTTTATCCTTACATTGACAATCCTTTAGATAACACCGCCAAATTTTCGGATGAGAAGATCAAAGCATATTACTACTTTACCTCGATAGTACCAACActttacaaaaaaatggGTGCCGAAGTAGATACCAATCAATATGCTTTGAGTGAAACAGAGTACGGAGAATCTAGTAAAGCTACCGGGGTTCCTGGTATCTTCATTAGGTATCAATTCGAACCCATGAAGATAATCATCAGTGATATGCGTATTGGATTCTTCCAGTTTATTATCAGACTCGTTGCAATCCTGTCATTCATCGTTTACACGGCATCTTGGATTTTCAGACTTGTAGACAAGTCACTAGTCCTAGCTCTTGGTCCTAAGTGGTCTCTTCACtattcaaaagatcaaagTCCATCTCATGGGCTTTTAGATGAATAA
- the SMA2 gene encoding Sma2p (weakly similar to uniprot|Q04658 Saccharomyces cerevisiae YML066C SMA2 Spore Membrane Assembly) encodes MRFKYISFIILISFSLLVWFSHLSNFTCTSSANLPICMPQYVFHFKDDTPTSKVLFSTVKEFFSLLSFFTLDFNWGIDLSELQDRYNQSNLINIFHPSNTYYVNAFGYCKHQAQDEKLNHYCIDNTNGLNIISVLIRDLGFQFGVLSETNVKITGDSFWIIYQTLINSFNKFLEDDKRGNTLLKMITPNDPNEMEQWKTRLWLINIYDAVNVVLKWTVVANCILASLCLMLLLFWMWMQIEHKKTQSPIKQLNWNINSICSITRCLSICNATITFIYILHILLLTFMINCFRYKRLQIIHASLGTGAWFHIARFFVELIFAVLCFKWMTPHSAMSASVMSETQSTAVEDEEEKDTEDNYSALNPASGTTAVDGFLLTV; translated from the coding sequence ATGAGATTCAAATACATCTCTTTTATCATTTTAATTTCGTTCTCATTATTAGTGTGGTTTTCTCATTTATCCAATTTTACGTGTACCTCATCAGCAAATCTTCCAATATGCATGCCTCAATATGTGTTCCATTTCAAAGACGACACTCCAACCTCTAAGGTGCTATTCAGCACCGTAAAGGAGTTTTTTTCTCTATTATCGTTTTTTACATTGGATTTCAACTGGGGAATAGATTTGAGTGAGTTGCAAGATAGATATAATCAATCAAATTTGATAAACATATTTCATCCATCAAATACGTATTATGTGAATGCCTTCGGTTATTGTAAACATCAGGCCCAAGATGAGAAGCTAAACCATTACTGTATAGATAACACAAACGGGCTAAATATAATATCCGTTCTAATTCGTGATTTGGGCTTTCAATTCGGGGTTTTATCGGAGACTAATGTAAAGATAACTGGTGATTCGTTCTGGATCATATACCAGACGTTaatcaattccttcaataaattTTTAGAGGATGATAAAAGAGGAAACactttattgaaaatgatcaCCCCAAATGATCCGAACGAAATGGAACAATGGAAAACAAGACTATGGTTGATAAACATTTATGATGCTGTCAATGTTGTGTTGAAATGGACAGTAGTAGCTAACTGCATCTTAGCATCTCTATGTTTgatgcttcttcttttctggaTGTGGATGCAAATCGAACACAAAAAGACACAAAGTCCAATCAAGcaattgaattggaatatcaattcaatCTGCTCAATAACTCGGTGTCTGAGTATTTGCAATGCAACAATTACTTTCATCTATATTCTTCACATATTGCTGCTTACCTTCATGATTAATTGTTTCCGTTACAAAAGACTACAAATTATCCACGCGTCTCTCGGAACGGGTGCATGGTTCCACATCGCGAGGTTCTTTGTGGAGCTAATATTTGCGGTGCTATGTTTCAAATGGATGACACCACACTCAGCCATGTCTGCATCAGTAATGAGCGAAACACAATCAACAGCCgtagaagatgaagaagaaaaagatacTGAGGATAATTACAGCGCGCTAAATCCTGCTAGTGGGACTACTGCAGTCGATGGATTCCTGCTCACTGTGTAG
- the ECM7 gene encoding Ecm7p (similar to uniprot|Q2VQX1 Saccharomyces cerevisiae YLR443W ECM7), translating into MRFGSVLARNISLWKYLKVTLGHLNAFDKMMLWLRVITSVGIIVFVLVLTAISAASPNSLYLGRLDTSNVNILQGLFDKLSSSVVSAKLSDINNGAGLTTAEILLLTRYVDSQVHDVPDYIKTGVYGWCSMKHASQELWQPDGTWKEEHNSTKAMTCHREGAQYLLNYRKLLDDLGLGIVLSYAYGYTYNDGVLDHDNAESAKYNKFLAALSRRKVNMVNLLYVVAVLEVFILGSIVLYYMIRNRPEQTMKTKILLHSISLMKLLVFICSLVAVINFTILSINIRQKISNELDSFGFSYHLGTGWFTCLWIFAFFNIISCLVWTGFEWCITNNDPPVPAEETSSMLGVHMIPLQESSSRDDGKDLDLLAPTITLSRTESNLTAYSRAQNMVPSSTFMF; encoded by the coding sequence atgaggTTTGGAAGTGTCTTGGCGAGGAATATATCGTTATGGAAATACTTAAAAGTGACCCTAGGACACCTCAACGCATTTGATAAGATGATGTTATGGCTGCGAGTTATAACTTCAGTGGGAATTATCGTTTTTGTCCTTGTTTTGACTGCTATTTCTGCCGCATCACCAAATTCGTTATATTTAGGACGATTGGACACTTCAAATGTTAACATTTTGCAGGGACTATTTGATAAGCTCAGCAGTTCTGTTGTCAGTGCAAAACTGTCTGATATTAATAACGGAGCAGGACTCACAACAGCAGAGATTCTTTTACTCACGCGGTATGTAGACTCACAGGTCCACGACGTGCCCGATTATATAAAGACAGGAGTTTACGGATGGTGCAGCATGAAACATGCTTCTCAAGAATTATGGCAGCCTGACGGTACTTGGAAGGAGGAACATAACTCTACAAAGGCTATGACTTGTCACAGGGAAGGAGCGCAATACTTATTGAACTATAGAAAGCTATTAGATGACCTAGGTTTGGGAATAGTGTTAAGTTACGCATACGGATATACTTACAACGATGGTGTTTTGGATCACGACAATGCAGAAAGTGCAAAATACAACAAATTTTTGGCTGCTTTGTCGAGAAGAAAAGTCAACATGGTCAATCTACTTTACGTCGTGGCAGTATTGGAAGTTTTCATATTGGGATCGATTGTCTTGTACTACATGATCAGGAATAGACCTGAACAAACCatgaaaaccaaaatcCTCCTGCATTCTATATCACTAATGAAACTATTGGTGTTTATTTGCTCTTTAGTAGCAGTCATAAACTTTACTATACTATCAATCAACATTCGTCAAAAGATTTCGAACGAACTTGATTCGTTTGGGTTTTCATATCATCTTGGAACTGGTTGGTTCACATGCTTGTGGATCtttgcatttttcaatattatatcGTGTCTCGTCTGGACGGGTTTCGAGTGGTGCATCACGAATAATGATCCGCCAGTGCCAGCGGAAGAGACTTCATCCATGCTTGGCGTACATATGATACCATTGCAAGAATCATCAAGTAGGGACGACGGAAAAGATCTCGACCTCTTGGCACCCACAATCACGCTTTCAAGAACAGAATCGAACCTCACAGCATATAGCAGAGCCCAAAATATGGTCCCATCTAGTACATTCATGTTCTAA